The nucleotide sequence ttttaagCATGTACATATGTGCTGGACCACTCATAATTCAGGTacaaagtgtttttctttttcttgttttgccagtttctttttcacttttagGTTTTCATATTGTTGATGTTCTGTCCATTCCATCTGTGGATTggggaagacagagggagaatgaATCAATGAGGATATTCAgctcaaagtaaaaaaaaaaaaaaaaaaaaaagaaagatctcTTAAGGTGCTTGCACACTGCCCCAATAAGTGCCATCAGTTGGGTCAGTGTGCACACCATCAGTCGGTTTATGTTGGTGCTTGTTAGATGAAGCTGTTTGATGTGTCTAAAAGAGTTTGATGTGTCTAAAAGTCATTCATTTCAATTACTGTCTAGGCAGTGTGGAACTGGCAGTTGGTTTTCTACACATTCTTGAGACTGCACCACCAAACAACTGCCAACTTTAGAGTCTGGGGTTTATTGGGCATTTTCTGGGCAGTGTGAAGACACTTAGGTTTTCCTTCACACTGGGTCAGTTTAACTAGACCATACCCGAGTGTGATTACTACCCCCTAGCCCGGACCCAGCTGGTCtctgttcacattacatttttgtttgcagaCCTGGGTCCGTTTATGTAATAAACACTAGCTTCTTTTTACCAATATCGCCTGGCAACGTCAAACAGACAGCATTTGAACTGCACCAGAGTTCTAACAAACCGTACCCCAGACCACTGTTTTCTAGCGGTCCCTGGTCCGCACCCGGGTTTGGTAGACTGCGTTCACATTGGCAAAATTCACCGGCTCAAACAAACTCGGGTGCAGACCAAATGGTCTACTGTAAATGCGCCCTTAAGTCAACAGTAGCTCAATCAGGACTTCATTTATGAAAGCAAAACATACTGATTGCATACAGTTAAGAGCAAAATTATtaatacccctggcaaatattgatttaatgttgatattCTCTTGATCAATGTGTGTTCTGACTAAAAATGATACGGCCACATAGCTAAAGGCTGTAAGACAATGTGgcagaaacatggaatcaaaaaaataagattttcatatttattaacATTTCTTTTTGATTGAATGTTGAATGATTCATACCTTTTTTAAATGATCAATTATAATCATTTATGGACATGccatgtttcataaaaatgtttttaaaaaagatgaaaattctttttttatttcatgtttctaccacattgtcttccAACTGTTTggcattttcagtcagaacaaacttggtcaagagaaaatcaatatttgATGGGATgaataattctctctctctctctctctctctctctctctctctctctctctctctctctctctctctctctctctctctctctctctctctctctctctctctctctctctctctctctctcagcctcgaATGTGTGGgtgcaattgtgtgtggtgtttaagcCTTACCCCCTAAGGCATGCTCCGTCATACTGAGGCAAAGAGATTCCAGCGTGGGGTTGATCTCCAGGTCTGTGCCCGGTACTTGGCATTCTGGGACACGGACGAGAAAATGCGAAGAAACAATATTAAACACAACACTGGGAAAATGGTGCAATTTGATGGCAGTGCTGTAAAATCCCCTTATCGTAACAACAATGCCCTCAATTGCCCCACCCCATAGAACCACAACTCAACCATGGGTTTAAACACTTCTGATATGCCCTGAATTCATAGCTGGCATTTGTAGCACAGACACTCTTAAGCATGCACTCGCTAAACACATACTGAAGTCTTCATGCCCAACTTATATTGGCGTTCTATTTGATTGGTGGTAAGGGGGAAAAATGCCCCCTGATACAGATCAATCAAATTCATCAAATCAATAAATCAAGTCAAtgcatccatccctccctccctccctggtgTGGTTACCTTGCTGCTGGAAGAGGAGCATGGTCTGAGGGGAAGTGTGCACAGGCAGCGAGTGCGTCCTCTGGACAGAGCTGCGGCTCTGGCTGGGCATGCTGTTGCTGCCTCCCGGGTTGGCAAACCACAGGTTCTGTGGACAGAGAGCACCTGTTACTGGAGGGTACCACACAGGCCAGAGGGAAGCCTCAGTAGGTCCCAGCTCAGAGTCTCCCTTTAGCTCCTATTTGATCAATTGAGAGTAGCGCTGATCTGATTGAAAGTACCgtcatttgcatattttattATAAGGATAAATATTTCAGTGAGCCTGTAAGCTGTTAGCAAATGAACCTGTCCTTTtcacctgactgtgtgtgtgagaatgtgtgccCACCCTGTCGCCCCTAGTTTGATTTGGTGAGGCTAAGAGTGTTTGTATGggttaagtatgtgtgtgtgtgtgtgtgtgtgtgtgtgtgggtaaccAACCTGTCGGCCCTGGCCAGGCAGTGCCGGGTTGGTGAGGGTGTGTCGGGGCGAGGTGCCCCCCATGCCCCCTGGACTTATAATGTTCATGCGGCCTGGCGGCATCCCCCTTGGGGGCATCTGAAACTGCCTCTGCCCCCGCCGGCTCAAGCCCACACTCACAGAGCCAGCTGTGGGGAGTGAGTTGGAGCCGTACGCCCAGCTGTgtcacaaagagagagggagaggcaccaatcaacacacaggcacacatacacttcaCACAGTCTCACTTCTTTTCtacatctgagagagagagagagagagagagagagagagagagagagagagagagagagagagagagagagagagacagagacataaGTGAAGGACTGAGAGTAAACTGCATATTGCACCATACAGGTTCAGACTAAGATCAGACAGAATTAGGGTGAATAATATAAACagaacagatagagagaaatcaGATACAAAAACAGAAAACCTGTCCCCAACTGCATGTGACATGTGacatgtgacgtgtgtgtgtgtgtgtgtgtgtgtgtgtgagacgtatttggggggggggtctccCTCACCCTTTCTGGCGGTACATGGGCATGTCCATCATGGCTTTCCTGGGGAAGAGGCGCAGTAGCTTGAGCACCTGCTGCTTCCAGGAGGCCAGCCTCTTCTTCTGCGTCTCGGTGAAAGCCTGTGGCGAGCACACGACACGTGCACCTTACTTCCCCAATCCCCACTACTCCCATCACATCAAAGCAGCTACCGGAACACCCAGCCAGCTACACTGGGGAGCTTCACCAGCCAAACACTACCACTCTCTTTAAATATTAGCATAGAATAGAAAAGAAAACCATAATTGTCATAGTACAGGACAATTAAAATGTTTTGGCTGCTCAAAGTTAGATATTAAAAAACACACttacataatattaaaaaaacatatacGAATAAACAGATAAGAGGGTGTTTTGTAAGAGTCCACATGAAGCAATATTTTCATAAAAACATAAGTCATGCGATGATGGGGTCCACGGACATGTTACTCACCTCGTGGGCCAAGCACTTTTCAATGAGCTGAAGGTAACAGCTGATGTTTTCTTCGTCCGGTCTGGACACTAGCAGCTGGGTGCACACTGACCCAGCAAACAAAAACACCTCTTTGTTAGCGCAGGCAGACATGCTACATACTCTTTAACCAACCATCCCAAAAAACAGCCCAACAACCTTGCCCTGTTCAACAATCTCAAGTTGCCATTCTTTCTTTATCTAAAACTACACAATCCATAAGCCAACATTAACAATTAATGCTGGATAACAACATATCAGtgtagagagagatgaatgaccTCTGAATGGAAAGTCATTAAGACCCAAATATGGAGTAGAGTGGTCTAAGCTCAGGCAGCGTGTTAACAGGAATACAACGCAAAGGTTGTACACACCATTAGGTACACATAATAGGGCTACATCAATGCAGAAAGTGCATCAACATCAAAATCAATATAtgtaataattttttttttttttatgaatgttCATCAATTCTAACATTGGTCTTCTGCATTATTGAGTACTACAACTGCATAAGAACCATGTGCATGATGTCAGTTATCTTGCGTACTTCTGGCTCAAGTCACGACTACAGAGATTTTAAAACCCAAAAAAGGGAGTTCAGAATAATGTTAAGAATAATGTTCTCTCATCAGTGATGCAgctgtgcatggtgtgtgtgtgtgtgtgtgtgcgactgacCTTTGCCCATGACGCGGGTGAACTGGCCTGCAATGTCTCCGTCTCCAATGGGCGCGGTGGAGGACTCGCCATCACAGGTGGAGGGGCTGTTGGACTGGAAACCCTCGGCCGGACCATCCTTGTCCTCCCCGCCCTTGGTGGGCACGGCCACTGGGTCCACCTCCCGGGCGCTGGGCAGGGCGTACACTTTGATGGGCGTGATGATGATCTGCTGTAGCTCTTGGAGCGCATTCCGCACGTTGCCTCCCTCCAGGATGTCCTGGGAAAGACAGGGAAAATGATTTACATTCAGCACACCGCAAGGCATTCAATTCCCTCTTCCCAACATGTAACCCATATTTTGACTGGAGAGTGAGGTGTCAGGCTCAATATGTCACCTTTTCTAAAGATTTCAGGACACTTTGCCTCTCACGAAGTTTCTGGATGCTCAGGGCAATCTTGTGCCGTGCACCTTTGGTCACGTTCTGCAGGAAAAAAGTACATGGCATCCCAATTGAATAAAAATACTTTGCATACCAACACGACCACACGCATTTCATATTACaagcatgtactgtatacaagCATGTCATATAACGTGTTAAAAGGCTTACTTAATTCACACCACAATCATTTTTTGTGCCTATCGCAATCCAACCTAAACTTTGTCTAGATGTCTACTTAAGACGTCTACTTAACGGACGTCAGAGCAAGAATTAAGAATTAGGATAAAAGACATTGGCCTTAGGCTTCAGTTCATTATTTTATGGATGACTAGAGCCATACAGCTGAGgttaatcagtgtgtgtgtgtgtgtcctgcccaCCTGAGACTCCAGATGATGCTCGGAGAGGGTCATCATCTCCTCGTAGGTCATCTGAGAGAAAAGCGAGGCATACTTGTGGAGCCGCAGGCTCTTCAGCCACGTGGGCACGTCTGTGAGAGAGGCAACAGGCTCGGAGTGAGGCGTACAGAGCTGCATACGTCTGTGCATATCCCCAGCCTTGCTATATGTTACAGCAACTTTTGAGCAAGAACCTAAACCAGTGAAATAAAGCCTGTGATGACCTGGGTCAGACATATTACTAACTTAAGTAAGcggtcatagatagatagagagatagagagatagagagatactttattgatcccaaaggggaaattcaagaattcttAAGGGAACATGTAAAGCAATACTATACAGATTAACTATTAAtataaaatcccaagtaggtttGCAATTGTGAACTTGTGAATGTCCTTAGTTGCTACAGGCCTGACCTTTCATGCCGCTGCCGTCCTCCTGGAAGGTGTTGCGCGCGGAGCCCTGCTCCTCGGTCTGCTCGCTGCCAGAGGAGGCCACGCTGCTCTGGGGGGAGAGGGGCGCGTGGTCAGGGCCTGTCGTGGCCTGACGGCTCCCCTGCAGCCCCTGGCCCTGCTGCTCGTCCGAGGGGCTCAGCCACTCGGAGCCACAGACCGGACCGCTAGGGATCAGAGACATGGAGCGCTTCAGCGGGCTGGGCTGGAGCTGGGTCGGCAAGCCTGGAGGGACCACAAGAACCACAGCGACCCGGGTGAACAGCTGGTCGTCAGCTTCAAAACATCTCGCTAGGGGGTGACTACGGGGGTTATACAAGAGTTCTGGTTCGGGTCTGGTCCatgtatttattatgaccgccacgcagcgaagcttcagattttttttttcttttcttttttgcatgtccaaatttccgtcaaggattcccgggacactgaaagactggggtacacgaaacttggtgggcatgtaaccccacagggatagcatggaaccatcgttttttgttttgatctgtagcccccccgctgtactggaaaggagggtagggcagacacagttttctgtgaatatcttgagaaccgtagggcctaggatgaccaattttttccgtatgtttgcctccaggggtcatgttaacccatcccatgtgcacacatgtgcataaacagatacacacgcacacacatacattcacagtaatcatacgtatgacacatactcacacagtagacatatgtacgcatgcatgcacatgcacaaacacacatacgcaggcaaacacacaagcccacacacaaacaagcacgcacacacacacataaacataaacatgtacatgcacacatgcacacaattcaagaatttctcagaattatgaacaggcaagatgggggtggggttgtataaaatgaattttacatgtgaaatctatgaactaatcatgttttggtacttgttgtctagcagataccagtgagaattgagtgtggataatgcaatttagtgagacagttagaatcatataggcctttcagcgtgatttatttttgtggaaaaaatgtgctggactgggcggcggtcatattttgtaccgctcggcggtacatctagttaatatcTGATTGGACAGGGGAGGTGCTGTGGCGCAAGTGGCCACAGCAGCTGCCTGCTGCCTCGCTGCCTTTAGCTATCGAACGAGTCACTTGCCTTAGCAGGCATCAAGGTACCAGCTATGAACTTTTTTTCAGTCTAGtaagatagcaacacagaacgctGTTGCCAAGATACCAAAAAGCAGAATAATGTAACATTCTTTCAGCTCACAATTAGATCGAATTAAGGAAGTTGAAGGCAGCATGAAGAATAAATCTGTGCTGCCTTCAAAATTCGGCAAAATTAAAGTGTCTTAGAAGGCAGCATTTTATAGAAATATTTTATTCGGACATGCCTCGCTGCCACCGTGAGCCTCATTCACTCAACTTGGCAACAGTAGCGAGACTATCAATGGGCAGCATTTTTTTAGGGGGGTGGAGGaagaacaaacaaaaatcaaaaCAGATGACAGAAAACTAAATTTGATGTCTTCCCATTCACTCGTCAGATCGCTAAATTGATGTATCAATTATTGCTTTCCATCATTTTGGTCAGTTAAGCTTTATGTTTCATGTGCTTGTGTTAGACGTGCTTTACATGATTAATACGTTGATCACTGACTGTACTGAAATGATGCTCATGTCTCAGACCCTGGTATTATAATTACAATCAAAAGACCAACCTTTGACCCAAATTACACATTATCTACTTAATTAACAGTTTGGCCCCTTGGCTAAGAGACTCATTTCCCTCCCCGGTGACCCACTGACCGGCACTGTTGATGGGCGAGGGCAGACCGCCGGGGCTGTGGAACGGCAGGTGTCCGTTCTGTCCAGCCGGCGAGCTGCACGAGGACGAGGAGGGCGCCTGCTGCTGCTCGTGCCAGGCGTGGGCCGCCTCCTGCACCTCGGGCGGGCAGGCCCACTCGTCCGAACCCTGCCGCAGGTGCCCGTAGTGGTGCCCGCCCTGCTGCGACGACAGCCGCGGAGGCGGAGGGGGCGGCCGCGCCGACAGGTGCTCCTCCAGGTGGTTGAGCCACATGGCCAGCGAGGTGCGGTCGTCCAGCGTGGTGGCCGGGTGGATGAGCGCGTAAGAGAGCAGCTGTCGGCTCTCCTCCACGAACAGGCTGCTCTCGATGGTGTGGCTCAGCACCTTCTGCAGCAGCTTCATGTACTCACACTTGGCCTCACTGTTGCGCGGCTGCAGCAGCGGCAGGTGAGAGAGCAGCAGCGACACTGCCTTCTCCTTGGGCTCCTGCTGCCACTGGCTGACGATGGCTGCAccaggagaggaaaaagagaaaggaggaaacAGAAAATGTATagaagagaaggggaagaggagagagaggagagcaccaAAGAGTCCAATAGAAATAGGATAAAAGAAGTAAAAATATTGTTTAtaagaaaatgacaaattcCTCTGTTTATCTAATGAGGATTATTAAATTAGGACATTTCAATGACTGTTGTGGACACAGAATTGAGTTTAACACAGCAGAGGACATATTAATGCACTACGCATGAAGGCCCCCTGCAGTCTGTGCTCCTTCTGCAGGAAAATGAACTGTGTGTTCAGAATGCATTTCCTAAATGCTGAGAATGCAAACTACAAtcctaaaaataaatgtatattcaCATATCTCCaatacacacacctctgatTTATGCTTAGTGGTAATTAAAGACAAATATACTTGCGAAGAGTTCTCGTGAACAGTTAGTTTAAAGAAACAACCCTacagttatactccatataaTTCACAGAACAAAACGTCCTTCAATAGCTTGAACACTAACATAAGGAGAATGTCCAAataaacacatctctgtgtccacgtgtgtgtgtgtttgtgtgtgtcgtacCTGCATTGTTGGCCTCAGCTTCCAGCACGTGGATCTCAGTGCAGTCGGCCAGCCAGTGCTCCAGGCAGATGTGCAGGAAGCGAGCCTGGGTGCGCGAGACGCGCTTCAGCAGTGATAGCAGCGCCACCGTCTGCTCGCACTCATTCCACGCTTTGAACCAGTCCGTCAGGATGCCCACCTGCGCACCACACAGCAGTCAGCAATGGCACTCAAAAACGTACCT is from Alosa alosa isolate M-15738 ecotype Scorff River chromosome 15, AALO_Geno_1.1, whole genome shotgun sequence and encodes:
- the LOC125308271 gene encoding protein Smaug homolog 2, whose amino-acid sequence is MMFRDQVGILTDWFKAWNECEQTVALLSLLKRVSRTQARFLHICLEHWLADCTEIHVLEAEANNAAIVSQWQQEPKEKAVSLLLSHLPLLQPRNSEAKCEYMKLLQKVLSHTIESSLFVEESRQLLSYALIHPATTLDDRTSLAMWLNHLEEHLSARPPPPPPRLSSQQGGHHYGHLRQGSDEWACPPEVQEAAHAWHEQQQAPSSSSCSSPAGQNGHLPFHSPGGLPSPINSAGLPTQLQPSPLKRSMSLIPSGPVCGSEWLSPSDEQQGQGLQGSRQATTGPDHAPLSPQSSVASSGSEQTEEQGSARNTFQEDGSGMKDVPTWLKSLRLHKYASLFSQMTYEEMMTLSEHHLESQNVTKGARHKIALSIQKLRERQSVLKSLEKDILEGGNVRNALQELQQIIITPIKVYALPSAREVDPVAVPTKGGEDKDGPAEGFQSNSPSTCDGESSTAPIGDGDIAGQFTRVMGKVCTQLLVSRPDEENISCYLQLIEKCLAHEAFTETQKKRLASWKQQVLKLLRLFPRKAMMDMPMYRQKGWAYGSNSLPTAGSVSVGLSRRGQRQFQMPPRGMPPGRMNIISPGGMGGTSPRHTLTNPALPGQGRQNLWFANPGGSNSMPSQSRSSVQRTHSLPVHTSPQTMLLFQQQECQVPGTDLEINPTLESLCLSMTEHALGDGMDRTSTI